The Glycine soja cultivar W05 chromosome 6, ASM419377v2, whole genome shotgun sequence genome has a window encoding:
- the LOC114414183 gene encoding protein ULTRAPETALA 2-like, whose amino-acid sequence MEIKKEFNNFTQGSSKRRKQFRVGDDGKILFDEEELKMILGFNRGEDYIEVLCGTTNKVYGDYVGRLKINNNGEYFITCECCPGCPLVNVTPEAFEKHALKEGTGRWKSNIWVHCEDEDRVPLWKTPLTKYYTHQANVANWKDSAIRKRNFHRDEFLHCTSCRKERRFRLKSRPDIKNYHEALNNKSWTCSLWPYHKITCDDDEERPSLRASRGCSRSSTCQGCSTCYCEGCIKCRFEDCNCQECRDFMLYAEP is encoded by the exons GGTCATCAAAACGAAGAAAACAGTTTAGGGTTGGAGATGATGGTAAGATATTGTTTGATGAAGAAGAGCTCAAAATGATCCTCGGTTTCAACAGAGGTGAAGACTATATTGAGGTTCTTTGTGGCACTACAAACAAAGTATATGGAGATTATGTTGGGAGgctaaaaatcaataataatggTGAATATTTTATCACTTGTGAGTGCTGCCCTGGGTGTCCTTTGG TGAATGTGACTCCAGAAGCCTTTGAGAAGCATGCTTTGAAAGAAGGGACTGGAAGGTGGAAGAGCAACATCTGGGTTCATTGTGAAGATGAAGATAGAGTTCCACTCTGGAAGACACCTCTGACGAAATATTACACACACCAGGCAAATGTGGCTAACTGGAAAGACTCTGCAATAAGGAAACGAAACTTTCACAGGGATGAGTTCCTACATTGCACGAGTTGCAGGAAGGAGCGCAGGTTCCGTCTCAAGAGCAGACCAGATATTAAGAACTACCATGAAGCTTTGAACAACAAATCCTGGACTTGTTCTCTTTGGCCTTACCATAA aatAACCTGCGATGATGATGAAGAGAGACCAAGTCTGAGAGCAAGCAGGGGCTGTTCTCGTTCTTCAACTTGCCAAGGCTGCTCAACTTGTTACTGCGAAGGGTGCATCAAGTGCCGCTTTGAGGATTGCAATTGCCAAGAATGCAGAGACTTTATGCTTTATGCTGAACCTTAA